A DNA window from Brassica napus cultivar Da-Ae chromosome A4, Da-Ae, whole genome shotgun sequence contains the following coding sequences:
- the LOC106449461 gene encoding protein C2-DOMAIN ABA-RELATED 1 yields MENLLGLLRIHVKRGVNLAIRDRADISSSDPYVVVHSGKQKLKTRVVKHSLNPDWNDHLTLSVTDPNLPVKLTVYDYDLLSADDKMGEAEFNIAAYLEAIKFRYALEGGLPDGTIIMKIQPSRQNCLSEESHIVWNQGKLVQNMFLRLQHVECGEVEIHLEWIDIPGSRGI; encoded by the exons ATGGAGAATCTATTGGGACTTCTCAGAATTCATGTGAAGAGAGGTGTGAATCTCGCCATTAGAGACAGGGCCG ATATCTCAAGCAGTGATCCTTACGTCGTCGTTCACTCAGGAAAACAG AAGCTTAAAACACGCGTGGTGAAACACAGTCTTAACCCCGATTGGAACGACCATTTAACGCTTTCTGTGACTGATCCAAATCTCCCTGTTAAACTT ACGGTTTATGACTATGACTTGCTCTCCGCGGATGACAAGATGGGTGAAGCTGAGTTTAACATTGCTGCATATCTTGAAGCCATTAAATTCCGCTATGCGCTCGAAGGAGGACTTCCCGATGGGACAATAATAATGAAGATACAACCGAGTAGACAAAATTGTTTGTCTGAAGAGAGTCATATTGTGTGGAACCAAGGCAAACTTGTTCAGAATATGTTCCTTAGGCTTCAGCACGTGGAATGTGGAGAAGTTGAGATACACCTCGAGTGGATCGATATCCCCGGTTCAAGGGGTATTTAA